From a region of the Microbacterium sp. nov. GSS16 genome:
- the mnmA gene encoding tRNA 2-thiouridine(34) synthase MnmA gives MRVLAAMSGGVDSAVAAARAVDAGHEVVGVHLALSRAGGTLRTGSRGCCTVEDALDARRVADLLGIPFYVWDFSERFRDDVIDDFISEYKAGRTPNPCLRCNEKIKFAALLERAIELGFDAVCTGHYATLVDGSAGLELHRASDSAKDQSYVLGVLNAEQLAHTYFPLGDTPSKALVRAEAAARGITVAQKPDSHDICFIPDGDTRGWLAEKVGTAAGEIVDRSGEVVGSHDGAHAFTVGQRRGLRLGVPAPDGKPRFVLEVRPVSNTVVVGPKEALAIAEIAGERFSWAGAAPESADFACEVQIRAHAEPVPARVHVTDGGVRVVPEVPLDGVAPGQSAVIYVGTRVLGQFTIDTTVSAVPVGA, from the coding sequence ATGCGAGTTCTTGCGGCGATGAGCGGCGGTGTCGATTCGGCCGTGGCGGCGGCTCGCGCCGTCGACGCGGGCCACGAGGTCGTCGGCGTGCACCTGGCGCTGTCCCGCGCCGGCGGCACGCTGCGAACGGGCAGCCGCGGCTGCTGCACAGTCGAGGACGCGCTGGATGCCCGGCGCGTGGCCGACCTGCTCGGAATCCCGTTCTACGTGTGGGACTTCTCGGAGCGCTTCCGCGACGACGTCATCGACGACTTCATCTCCGAATACAAGGCAGGTCGCACTCCCAACCCCTGCCTGCGCTGCAACGAGAAGATCAAGTTCGCCGCCCTGCTGGAGCGGGCGATCGAGCTCGGCTTCGATGCGGTCTGCACCGGTCACTACGCGACGCTCGTCGACGGGTCCGCAGGACTGGAGCTGCATCGCGCGTCGGATTCCGCGAAGGACCAGTCATACGTGCTCGGCGTGCTGAACGCCGAGCAGCTCGCGCACACCTACTTCCCCCTCGGCGACACACCGTCGAAGGCGCTCGTGCGAGCGGAGGCCGCGGCCCGTGGGATCACCGTCGCGCAGAAGCCCGACAGCCACGACATCTGCTTCATCCCCGACGGCGACACGCGCGGCTGGCTGGCGGAGAAGGTCGGCACCGCGGCCGGCGAGATCGTCGACCGCAGCGGTGAGGTGGTGGGCAGTCACGACGGCGCCCACGCCTTCACCGTCGGCCAGCGACGGGGACTGCGCCTCGGTGTGCCGGCTCCCGACGGCAAGCCGCGCTTCGTGCTCGAGGTGCGGCCGGTGTCGAACACGGTGGTCGTCGGTCCGAAGGAGGCCCTCGCGATCGCCGAGATCGCAGGGGAGCGCTTCTCGTGGGCGGGTGCTGCACCCGAGTCGGCCGACTTCGCCTGCGAGGTGCAGATCCGAGCGCACGCCGAGCCCGTTCCCGCTCGCGTGCACGTCACCGACGGCGGTGTGCGCGTCGTGCCCGAGGTGCCGCTCGACGGGGTGGCGCCGGGCCAGAGCGCGGTCATCTATGTCGGCACGCGCGTGCTCGGGCAGTTCACCATCGACACGACGGTCTCCGCCGTACCCGTCGGCGCCTGA
- a CDS encoding cysteine desulfurase family protein, whose product MRHYLDHAATTPLRAAARDAWIAASEIVGNASSTHGAGQAARRLLEDSRERAAAVIGCDPIEVVFTSGGTESINTAVHGMWVSRSTDAGAIVLPDAEHHATIDTVSALQRQGADVRPVRVDALGRIDVSAFTAALAGATLATALIANNEVGTVNDAAALSRSAGTAGVPLHLDAVSAFGHLPVVFRGLRGDAPVDAGLVAMSIAGHKIGAPVGTGLLVVSRGARIAPLLHGGSQQRGLRAGTQDVPGATALAAALEEAEAERTRESARLAAMRDRLVAGVLAAVPTAALLGDPANRLPGNAHLLFPGTVGESLLFLLDMAGISASTGSACQAGVAEPSHVVMAMGRSEQDARSVLRFTLGSTSTAADVEAVLATIPDAVARASR is encoded by the coding sequence ATGCGGCACTATCTCGATCACGCGGCGACGACGCCGCTGCGCGCCGCAGCGCGCGACGCGTGGATCGCCGCGTCCGAGATCGTCGGCAACGCGTCGTCTACGCACGGCGCGGGTCAGGCCGCCCGCCGTCTGCTCGAGGACTCGCGCGAGCGCGCCGCCGCCGTCATCGGCTGCGACCCGATAGAGGTCGTGTTCACCTCGGGCGGCACCGAGTCGATCAACACGGCCGTGCACGGCATGTGGGTCTCCCGATCCACGGACGCCGGAGCGATCGTGCTGCCCGACGCAGAGCACCACGCCACCATCGACACCGTCTCGGCTCTCCAGCGCCAGGGAGCCGACGTCCGCCCGGTGCGCGTGGACGCGCTCGGCCGGATCGACGTGTCGGCGTTCACCGCTGCCCTGGCCGGCGCGACCCTTGCAACCGCTCTCATCGCGAACAACGAGGTCGGCACCGTCAACGACGCGGCCGCACTGAGCCGGTCGGCGGGGACGGCGGGCGTTCCGCTGCACCTCGATGCCGTCTCCGCCTTCGGTCACCTGCCGGTCGTGTTCCGCGGGTTGAGGGGCGACGCCCCGGTCGATGCCGGTCTGGTGGCGATGAGCATCGCCGGGCACAAGATCGGCGCGCCCGTCGGAACCGGCCTGCTGGTCGTCTCGCGCGGCGCGCGGATCGCTCCGCTGCTGCACGGCGGATCGCAGCAGCGCGGTCTGCGTGCCGGCACGCAGGACGTCCCGGGGGCGACAGCCCTCGCCGCCGCGCTGGAGGAGGCCGAAGCCGAGCGGACGCGCGAGAGCGCCCGGCTCGCGGCTATGCGCGACCGCCTCGTCGCGGGCGTCCTGGCCGCGGTGCCAACGGCGGCGCTGCTGGGCGATCCGGCGAATCGGCTGCCGGGCAACGCGCATCTGCTGTTCCCGGGGACGGTGGGGGAGAGCCTGCTGTTCCTGCTCGACATGGCCGGCATCTCGGCATCCACCGGCTCGGCATGCCAGGCCGGCGTCGCCGAGCCCTCGCACGTGGTGATGGCGATGGGTCGCAGCGAGCAGGACGCGCGAAGCGTGCTGCGGTTCACACTGGGCTCGACGTCCACTGCGGCGGATGTCGAGGCGGTGCTCGCCACGATCCCGGATGCCGTCGCGCGAGCCTCACGCTGA
- the glgX gene encoding glycogen debranching protein GlgX, with product MPALPALPLGGDALDHLGVRLHDGGGTLRVWSRNASSVELVLFDEHDLDWETATLPLERQTAGVWQVSTELLRPGARYALRVDGPLGPGNVFNSETLLLDPYARGLAQGGGYQEWRSVVIADGFDWGDVRKPAVPMDETVIYEGHIKGLTKRHPGVPAALHGTYAGLAHPAMTEYLTGLGVTSVELLPVQAFVPEPRLLERGLTNYWGYNTLNFFTPHTAYATEAARRAGPEAVLDEFKGMVKLLHQAGLEVILDVVYNHTSEEGLGGPRSSFRGIDNALYYRQLEDGAYVDTTGCGNTLNTSADAPARLVLDSLRYWATEMQIDGFRFDLATSLARDSGHEYDPEHPLLRAIGEDPALEDVKIIAEPWDVGLGGWQTGNFPAGWSEWNDRFRDRARNFWLSDIDYARRASAPVGVGGFANRLAGSANTYSPERGPLASINFITAHDGFTLHDLVSYDVKHNEANGEQNRDGADVNRSFNHGVEGETDIPAILAARRRAMRNLMGTLLLSAGIPMITAGDEFGRTQKGNNNAYCHDSPLTWLNWTHEPWQQDLLAHITRLTRLRAENRALRPARYAVLGEHVPEASEMEWFDQNGETMSAEQWNDPRHRTLQYVATSDPRDGESNRILLIVHGTEAPIDVRLPDGLEDAAGFTALWSSADETPRSEQRRYAPGDVLPIPGTSMLLFRVE from the coding sequence ATGCCCGCTCTGCCCGCACTGCCGCTCGGCGGCGACGCTCTCGACCACCTCGGCGTGCGCCTGCACGACGGTGGCGGAACGCTGCGCGTCTGGTCCCGCAACGCGTCGTCCGTCGAGCTCGTCCTCTTCGACGAGCACGACCTCGACTGGGAGACCGCAACTCTGCCACTCGAGCGGCAGACAGCGGGCGTCTGGCAGGTGAGCACCGAGCTGCTGCGACCGGGCGCACGCTACGCCCTGCGCGTGGACGGGCCACTCGGTCCGGGTAACGTCTTCAACTCCGAGACTCTGCTGCTCGACCCGTACGCGCGCGGGCTCGCTCAGGGCGGCGGATACCAGGAGTGGCGATCCGTCGTCATCGCGGACGGCTTCGACTGGGGCGATGTGCGAAAGCCCGCCGTGCCGATGGACGAGACCGTCATCTACGAGGGTCACATCAAGGGCCTCACGAAACGTCACCCCGGCGTGCCCGCAGCGCTGCACGGCACGTACGCCGGTCTCGCGCACCCGGCGATGACGGAGTATCTGACGGGGCTGGGCGTGACGAGCGTCGAGCTGCTGCCGGTGCAGGCGTTCGTACCGGAGCCCCGGCTGCTCGAGCGGGGCCTCACCAACTACTGGGGCTACAACACACTGAACTTCTTCACCCCGCACACCGCGTACGCCACCGAAGCCGCGCGCCGCGCCGGTCCCGAGGCCGTGCTCGACGAGTTCAAGGGCATGGTCAAGCTGCTGCATCAGGCGGGCCTCGAGGTCATCCTCGACGTCGTCTACAACCACACCAGCGAAGAGGGCCTCGGCGGCCCGCGATCCAGCTTCCGCGGCATCGACAACGCGCTCTATTACCGCCAGCTCGAAGACGGCGCCTATGTCGACACCACCGGCTGCGGCAACACGCTCAACACGTCTGCCGACGCGCCCGCGCGTCTCGTGCTCGATTCGCTGCGCTACTGGGCGACCGAGATGCAGATCGACGGATTCCGCTTCGACCTCGCGACCTCGCTGGCCCGTGACAGCGGCCACGAGTACGACCCCGAACACCCGCTGCTGCGTGCCATCGGCGAGGACCCGGCGCTGGAGGATGTGAAGATCATCGCCGAACCATGGGACGTCGGGCTCGGCGGCTGGCAGACGGGCAACTTCCCCGCGGGATGGAGCGAATGGAACGACCGTTTCCGCGACCGTGCCCGCAACTTCTGGCTCAGCGACATCGACTATGCCCGACGGGCTTCGGCGCCGGTCGGCGTCGGCGGCTTCGCCAACCGCCTCGCCGGCTCGGCCAACACATACTCACCCGAGCGTGGCCCGCTGGCGAGCATCAACTTCATCACCGCGCACGACGGCTTCACTCTGCACGACCTGGTCAGCTACGACGTCAAGCACAACGAGGCCAACGGCGAGCAGAATCGCGACGGGGCCGACGTGAACCGGTCGTTCAACCACGGTGTCGAGGGCGAGACCGACATCCCTGCGATCCTGGCGGCGCGTCGAAGGGCCATGCGCAACCTGATGGGAACCCTGCTGCTCTCAGCCGGCATCCCGATGATCACCGCGGGCGATGAGTTCGGACGCACGCAGAAGGGCAACAACAACGCGTACTGCCACGACTCCCCGCTCACGTGGCTGAACTGGACTCACGAGCCGTGGCAGCAGGATCTGCTGGCGCACATCACGCGGCTCACGCGGCTGCGCGCCGAGAACCGCGCCCTGCGGCCGGCACGCTACGCCGTGCTCGGCGAGCACGTGCCCGAGGCATCGGAGATGGAATGGTTCGACCAGAACGGCGAGACGATGTCGGCCGAGCAGTGGAACGATCCTCGCCATCGCACCCTGCAGTACGTCGCCACGAGCGATCCACGCGACGGTGAGAGCAACCGCATCCTGCTGATCGTGCACGGCACCGAGGCGCCGATCGACGTCCGCCTGCCTGACGGGCTCGAAGACGCAGCCGGCTTCACCGCACTCTGGTCCAGCGCAGACGAGACGCCGCGCAGCGAGCAGCGCCGATACGCGCCTGGTGATGTGCTGCCGATACCCGGCACCTCGATGCTGCTCTTCCGCGTCGAGTGA
- a CDS encoding alpha-1,4-glucan--maltose-1-phosphate maltosyltransferase, whose translation MAAPTARDSAGLRSPAQIPLRPAAETTHAPGLRAGRIPLFSPTPHVPQGYPAKAFVGEAVPFGVVAFREGHDLIGVHLRLSAPDGRETLHRLDALDDGTDRWRTTAALDLAGDWRYRFEAFSDDFGTWAHAADVKALAGVDVPVMCALGVQLLAAAAAEGDRPSTEARILKAAATTLRRAQKTADAEALRTVAVDGTLHDAFAARPLAALGSVTDWLPLRVERRRAGVGAWYEFFPRSEGAVRRKDGTVKSGTFRTAARRLPGVAGMGFDVVYLVPIHPIGATNRKGRNNTLTTEPGDPGSPYAIGSADGGHDAIHPELGTEKDLRFFIRAAAKEGLEVALDLALQASPDHPWVDEHPEWFTTLPDGTIAYAENPPKKYQDIYPINFDNDPAGSYAEMLRVVMHWVALGVKIFRVDNPHTKPLQFWEWLIAEVNAADPDVIFLAEAFTRPAVMRALAAVGFQQSYSYFTWRNTKAELEEFLTSVSQETSDYMRPNLFVNTHDILTEYLQYGGQAAYRIRACIAATAAPIWGVYAGYELIENVARPGSEENIDNEKYEYKFRDWEGAEQRGESLAPLLRRLNEIRREHPALGQLRNFSAHWSDDDAVLVYSKHLDAAFTGTGHADTIIVVANVDPHSVRETTVHLDTTVWGIEPGDAFEVEDLLTGAVWTWTDHNYVRLDAFAEPVHILKVKERS comes from the coding sequence GTGGCAGCACCGACAGCACGTGACTCTGCGGGTCTGAGAAGCCCCGCCCAGATCCCTCTGCGCCCTGCCGCTGAGACGACGCATGCCCCCGGCCTCAGGGCCGGGCGGATCCCGCTCTTCTCGCCGACACCGCATGTGCCCCAGGGGTACCCGGCGAAGGCCTTCGTCGGCGAAGCCGTGCCGTTCGGTGTCGTGGCCTTCCGCGAAGGGCACGATCTCATCGGCGTGCATCTGCGCCTCTCCGCTCCGGACGGGCGTGAGACGCTGCACCGCCTCGACGCGCTCGACGACGGCACCGACCGCTGGCGCACGACCGCCGCGCTCGACCTCGCAGGCGACTGGCGCTACCGGTTCGAGGCGTTCTCAGATGACTTCGGCACCTGGGCGCACGCCGCCGACGTCAAGGCGCTCGCCGGCGTCGACGTGCCCGTGATGTGCGCGCTGGGCGTGCAGCTGCTCGCAGCTGCCGCCGCCGAAGGAGACCGGCCCTCCACCGAGGCGCGCATCCTGAAGGCCGCGGCGACGACGCTGCGCAGGGCTCAGAAGACAGCGGATGCCGAGGCGCTGCGCACCGTCGCCGTCGACGGCACCCTGCACGACGCCTTCGCCGCTCGCCCGCTCGCCGCGCTCGGATCGGTCACCGACTGGCTGCCCCTGCGCGTGGAGCGTCGACGGGCGGGTGTCGGCGCCTGGTACGAGTTCTTCCCCCGCTCGGAGGGTGCGGTGCGCCGCAAGGACGGCACCGTGAAGAGCGGCACGTTCCGCACCGCGGCGCGGCGGCTGCCGGGCGTGGCCGGGATGGGCTTCGACGTGGTGTACCTCGTGCCGATCCACCCGATCGGGGCGACCAACCGCAAGGGTCGCAACAACACGCTCACCACCGAGCCGGGCGATCCGGGATCGCCGTACGCGATCGGCTCCGCGGACGGCGGGCACGACGCCATCCACCCCGAACTCGGCACCGAGAAGGACCTGCGCTTCTTCATCCGCGCCGCGGCGAAGGAGGGCCTGGAAGTCGCCCTCGATCTCGCGCTGCAGGCGTCTCCCGATCACCCCTGGGTGGACGAGCATCCGGAGTGGTTCACGACCCTCCCCGACGGCACGATCGCCTACGCCGAGAACCCGCCGAAGAAGTATCAGGACATCTATCCGATCAACTTCGACAACGATCCGGCCGGCAGCTACGCCGAGATGCTGCGCGTCGTCATGCACTGGGTCGCGCTCGGGGTGAAGATCTTCCGCGTCGACAACCCGCACACCAAGCCGCTGCAGTTCTGGGAGTGGCTGATCGCCGAGGTCAACGCCGCAGACCCCGATGTGATCTTCCTCGCCGAGGCGTTCACCCGTCCCGCCGTGATGCGCGCGCTGGCCGCCGTCGGCTTCCAGCAGAGCTACTCGTACTTCACGTGGCGCAACACCAAGGCGGAGCTCGAGGAGTTCCTCACCTCGGTGTCGCAGGAGACGAGCGACTACATGCGCCCGAACCTCTTCGTGAACACGCACGACATCCTCACCGAGTACCTGCAGTACGGCGGACAGGCGGCCTACCGCATCCGGGCGTGCATCGCGGCGACCGCGGCTCCGATCTGGGGCGTGTACGCGGGGTACGAGCTGATCGAGAACGTGGCCAGGCCCGGGTCGGAAGAGAACATCGACAACGAGAAGTACGAGTACAAGTTCCGCGACTGGGAGGGTGCTGAGCAGCGTGGTGAGTCACTCGCGCCGCTGCTGCGGCGTCTGAACGAGATCCGTCGCGAGCATCCGGCTCTGGGGCAGCTGCGCAACTTCTCTGCGCACTGGAGCGACGACGACGCCGTGCTCGTCTACTCCAAGCACCTGGATGCCGCCTTCACCGGCACCGGGCACGCCGACACCATCATCGTCGTGGCGAACGTCGACCCGCACTCCGTGCGCGAGACGACCGTGCACCTCGACACCACGGTCTGGGGCATCGAACCCGGCGACGCGTTCGAGGTCGAGGATCTGCTCACCGGGGCAGTCTGGACCTGGACAGACCACAACTATGTGCGACTCGACGCCTTCGCCGAGCCCGTGCACATCCTGAAGGTGAAGGAGCGATCATGA
- the glgB gene encoding 1,4-alpha-glucan branching protein GlgB yields the protein MSYLEDVSASAEWIAVSQSTHHDPHAVLGAHPRTDSVGRTTTAIRARRPFARAVQAVFDDGSRLDLAHVAHGIWEGTHSGPPVAYRLATTYEDGEETIAGDPYRHLSAVGELDIHLIAEGRHERLWEVLGSHPRALDGEQGVDFAVWAPNAGAVRVVGDFNGWNGEGHVMRSMGGSGVWELFIPDVPVGARYKYEILGADGHWRLKADPMAQQAELPPATASVVTLSAYRWNDESWLRRRASAHAVAQPMSVYEVHLGSWRGGLTYRDAADPLIEHVLATGFTHVEFMPLAEHPFGGSWGYQVSGYYAATSRFGTPDDLRYLIDRLHQAGIGVIMDWVPGHFPKDEFALARFDGTALYEHADPRRGEHQDWGTLVFDYGRSEVRNFLVANALFWLSEFHIDGLRVDAVASMLYLDYSRKAGEWEPNIHGGRENLEAIHFLQEVNATAYRLHKGIVMIAEESTAFPGVTAPTDHAGLGFGFKWNMGWMNDSLEYMKRDPLHRSHHEGEMTFSFVYAFGENYMLPISHDEVVHGKGSLVSRMPGDHAQKLANLRAYLGFMWGHPGKKLLFMGQEFGQIGEWSVDRELDWWLLDQPSHAQLQQLVGSLNATYRAHAPLWERDNDGSSFSRLGAPSWDPSVIAFERRDAHGGRLVVISNFAGVTRTGYRLALPVEGSWQEVLNTDAAVFGGHDAGNLGMISAHRESDDDPAVATVTLPALSTLWFRYQPDPHLPTPSHW from the coding sequence ATGAGCTATCTCGAAGACGTCTCTGCGTCGGCGGAGTGGATCGCGGTGTCGCAATCCACCCATCACGATCCCCACGCCGTGCTCGGAGCGCATCCGCGCACCGATTCCGTGGGACGCACCACCACCGCGATCCGCGCACGCCGGCCGTTCGCCCGCGCTGTGCAGGCGGTCTTCGATGACGGGTCGCGACTCGACCTCGCACACGTCGCCCACGGGATCTGGGAGGGCACCCACAGCGGGCCTCCTGTGGCGTACCGCCTTGCGACGACCTACGAGGACGGCGAGGAGACGATCGCCGGCGACCCCTATCGTCACCTCAGCGCGGTCGGAGAACTCGACATCCACCTCATCGCCGAGGGGCGCCACGAGCGGCTGTGGGAGGTCCTGGGGTCGCACCCGCGGGCCCTGGACGGCGAGCAGGGCGTCGACTTCGCCGTGTGGGCTCCGAACGCCGGGGCGGTGCGTGTGGTGGGCGACTTCAACGGCTGGAACGGCGAAGGTCACGTGATGCGCTCGATGGGCGGCAGCGGCGTCTGGGAGCTCTTCATCCCCGATGTTCCCGTCGGCGCACGCTACAAGTACGAGATCCTCGGTGCCGACGGGCACTGGCGACTCAAGGCCGACCCGATGGCCCAGCAGGCGGAGCTGCCGCCCGCGACCGCGTCCGTCGTCACGTTGAGCGCCTACCGCTGGAACGACGAGTCGTGGCTGCGCCGCCGAGCCTCGGCGCATGCGGTCGCGCAGCCGATGTCGGTGTACGAGGTGCACCTCGGATCCTGGCGCGGCGGCCTCACCTATCGCGATGCGGCGGATCCGCTGATCGAGCACGTCCTCGCGACGGGTTTCACGCACGTGGAGTTCATGCCCCTCGCCGAGCATCCGTTCGGCGGGTCGTGGGGCTATCAGGTGAGCGGCTACTACGCGGCGACGAGCCGGTTCGGCACCCCCGACGATCTGCGTTATCTGATCGACCGCCTGCATCAGGCGGGCATCGGCGTGATCATGGACTGGGTGCCTGGCCACTTCCCCAAGGACGAGTTCGCTCTGGCGCGCTTCGACGGCACCGCGCTGTACGAGCACGCGGACCCGCGGCGCGGCGAGCATCAGGACTGGGGCACCCTGGTCTTCGACTACGGCCGCAGCGAGGTGCGCAACTTCCTCGTGGCCAACGCCCTGTTCTGGCTCAGCGAGTTCCACATCGACGGGCTGCGCGTCGACGCCGTCGCATCGATGCTCTATCTCGATTACTCGCGCAAGGCGGGCGAATGGGAGCCGAACATCCACGGCGGCCGGGAGAACCTCGAGGCCATCCACTTCCTGCAGGAGGTCAACGCCACCGCCTATCGGCTGCACAAGGGCATCGTCATGATCGCCGAGGAGTCGACCGCCTTCCCCGGCGTGACCGCCCCCACCGACCATGCCGGACTGGGCTTCGGTTTCAAGTGGAACATGGGCTGGATGAACGACTCGCTCGAGTACATGAAGCGCGACCCGCTGCATCGCTCGCACCACGAGGGCGAGATGACGTTCTCGTTCGTCTATGCCTTCGGCGAGAACTACATGCTGCCGATCAGCCATGACGAAGTCGTGCACGGCAAGGGAAGCCTGGTATCGCGCATGCCGGGCGACCACGCGCAGAAGCTCGCGAACCTGCGCGCCTACCTGGGTTTCATGTGGGGCCATCCCGGCAAGAAGCTGCTGTTCATGGGTCAGGAATTCGGTCAGATCGGCGAATGGTCGGTAGACCGCGAGCTGGACTGGTGGCTGCTCGACCAGCCGTCGCACGCTCAGCTGCAGCAGCTGGTGGGCTCGCTGAACGCCACGTACCGCGCGCACGCGCCGCTGTGGGAGCGCGACAACGACGGCTCGTCGTTCTCGCGTCTGGGCGCTCCCAGCTGGGACCCCAGCGTGATCGCCTTCGAGCGGAGGGATGCCCATGGCGGCCGCCTCGTCGTCATCTCCAACTTCGCGGGCGTGACGCGCACCGGATATCGCCTCGCGCTGCCGGTCGAGGGATCCTGGCAGGAGGTGCTGAACACGGATGCCGCTGTCTTCGGCGGGCACGACGCCGGCAACCTCGGCATGATCAGCGCGCACAGGGAGAGTGACGACGACCCTGCTGTCGCGACCGTCACGCTTCCCGCGCTGTCGACGCTGTGGTTCCGGTACCAGCCCGACCCGCACCTGCCGACACCCAGCCACTGGTGA
- a CDS encoding tetratricopeptide repeat protein codes for MTDISAAALRGAVDLSSLRNRPAAAQAPSGAAAPAAPGDGASDVVVDVTDQSFGEILELSRSVPVVVDLWAEWCGPCKQLSPIIEKVTREQRGRVVLAKVDVDANPQVAQAFRAQSIPMVVALIGGQPVPMFTGAVPEEQVREVFARLLEVAAQNGVTGSVPYGDDDAPVADADEPAPMPPLHAEAFEAIEAGDYARAISAYEKALAENPRDEDAKAGLGQVRLLHRVQGLDLQQVRAAAAAAPTDVDAQFRVADLDLAGGHVDDAFGRLLDLFTAADSDGRTRIRERLVELFELIGATDPRVTAARTRLTSLLF; via the coding sequence GTGACCGATATCTCCGCTGCCGCGCTGCGCGGCGCCGTCGATCTTTCCTCTCTGCGCAACCGCCCGGCCGCCGCCCAGGCGCCGTCGGGTGCGGCAGCCCCGGCCGCCCCCGGCGATGGCGCGTCCGACGTCGTCGTCGACGTCACGGACCAGTCGTTCGGCGAGATCCTCGAGCTGTCGCGCTCCGTTCCGGTGGTCGTCGATCTCTGGGCCGAGTGGTGCGGGCCCTGCAAACAGCTCAGCCCGATCATCGAGAAGGTGACCCGTGAGCAGCGCGGACGCGTCGTGCTCGCCAAGGTCGACGTCGACGCCAACCCGCAGGTCGCCCAGGCGTTCCGCGCCCAGTCGATCCCGATGGTCGTCGCGCTCATCGGCGGACAGCCCGTTCCGATGTTCACCGGTGCGGTGCCCGAGGAGCAGGTGCGTGAGGTCTTCGCGCGTCTGCTGGAGGTCGCCGCGCAGAACGGCGTCACCGGATCGGTGCCGTACGGCGACGACGACGCTCCCGTGGCCGACGCCGATGAGCCGGCGCCCATGCCGCCGCTGCACGCGGAGGCTTTCGAGGCCATCGAAGCCGGCGACTACGCCCGCGCGATCAGCGCGTACGAGAAGGCTCTGGCCGAGAACCCCCGTGACGAAGACGCGAAGGCAGGACTCGGTCAGGTGCGGCTGCTGCACCGGGTGCAGGGTCTGGACCTGCAGCAGGTTCGCGCTGCGGCGGCCGCCGCGCCCACGGATGTCGACGCGCAGTTCCGGGTGGCCGACCTCGACCTCGCGGGCGGCCATGTCGATGACGCGTTCGGCAGGCTGCTGGACCTGTTCACCGCGGCCGACTCCGACGGCCGCACCCGCATCCGCGAGCGGCTGGTCGAGCTGTTCGAGCTCATCGGCGCCACCGATCCCCGCGTGACCGCCGCGCGCACAAGGCTCACCTCGCTGCTCTTCTGA